One window from the genome of Natrialba magadii ATCC 43099 encodes:
- a CDS encoding DUF4129 domain-containing protein, giving the protein MSRNNLLIRVLAAIGGIVAVALVAATIDSPLETGGSGGSAPGSGNGDGGGDPIEQPPPPEDPATAPEIPTFLEYLIYAIVIIGVIAAVWYLLANRREAVKLIAIGLVMALIGMALVYLFLEAGDPSLADEMIPGDENGEPAAPGSGDGERTDLVPTNALVAVLAIITAIFVAGVFLTRGSGEETEPGAVAPPEDEGQQQNEDALAVGSAAGRAADRLDDTDDVDNEIYRAWREMTQPLDVDRPESSTPGEFATAAIDAGLDRQHVDELTHLFEDVRYGTTETTPELEKRAVSILREIEVTYGDDSADTHSASQQVGPSDHPGGDST; this is encoded by the coding sequence GTGTCCAGAAACAACCTCCTCATCCGAGTGCTCGCCGCCATCGGCGGTATCGTTGCAGTCGCACTCGTCGCCGCGACGATCGACTCACCGCTCGAAACCGGTGGCTCGGGCGGCTCCGCACCCGGCAGTGGTAACGGCGACGGCGGCGGTGACCCCATCGAGCAGCCGCCACCTCCCGAAGACCCCGCAACCGCCCCTGAAATTCCGACGTTTCTCGAGTACCTCATCTACGCGATCGTCATCATCGGGGTGATTGCAGCAGTCTGGTATCTGCTCGCAAATCGGCGCGAAGCGGTGAAGCTGATCGCTATCGGCCTCGTGATGGCGCTTATCGGAATGGCACTCGTCTACCTGTTCCTCGAGGCGGGTGACCCATCACTTGCGGACGAGATGATCCCCGGCGACGAGAACGGCGAACCCGCAGCGCCCGGGAGCGGCGACGGCGAAAGAACCGACCTCGTTCCAACGAACGCGCTGGTCGCCGTCCTCGCGATTATCACGGCCATCTTCGTCGCCGGCGTGTTTCTCACGCGCGGCTCCGGTGAGGAAACCGAGCCAGGAGCGGTGGCGCCACCCGAAGATGAGGGCCAGCAACAGAACGAAGACGCCCTCGCCGTTGGCTCCGCCGCCGGCCGGGCCGCAGACCGACTCGACGACACGGACGATGTCGATAACGAAATCTATCGCGCCTGGCGCGAGATGACCCAGCCCCTCGACGTCGACCGACCCGAGTCGAGCACGCCCGGTGAGTTCGCCACCGCAGCTATCGACGCCGGACTCGACCGACAGCACGTCGACGAACTCACGCACCTGTTCGAAGACGTCCGCTACGGTACTACCGAGACGACACCCGAACTCGAGAAGCGAGCCGTCTCGATCCTCCGTGAAATCGAAGTGACGTACGGTGACGACAGCGCCGACACCCACTCTGCGAGCCAGCAGGTCGGCCCATCCGATCACCCGGGAGGCGACAGCACATGA
- a CDS encoding 30S ribosomal protein S13, translating to MSAEEPQEQEDEDLQYFVRIGQTDLDGTKSVERSLSEMNGIGRRTARLIAEKAGVDRTATFGRLDEDVIDEVVTLVENYAEEVPDWLNNRQNDFYSGETTHEIGNDLQLSRQHDINRMKMIDSYKGVRHKRGQKVRGQRTKSTGRTEGTIGVNVEEIREEQAEGGDEEGDE from the coding sequence ATGAGCGCGGAAGAACCCCAAGAGCAAGAGGACGAAGACCTGCAGTACTTCGTCCGCATCGGTCAAACCGACCTTGACGGGACGAAGTCCGTCGAGCGCTCGCTGTCGGAGATGAACGGGATCGGTCGCCGGACCGCCCGACTCATCGCCGAGAAAGCGGGTGTCGACCGAACGGCGACGTTCGGCCGACTCGACGAGGACGTCATCGACGAGGTCGTTACACTCGTAGAGAACTACGCCGAGGAAGTTCCGGACTGGCTCAACAACCGCCAGAACGACTTCTACAGCGGCGAAACAACCCACGAGATCGGCAACGATCTCCAGCTAAGCCGTCAGCACGACATCAACCGGATGAAGATGATCGACTCCTACAAGGGTGTGCGCCACAAGCGCGGACAGAAGGTCCGCGGACAGCGCACCAAGTCCACCGGTCGTACGGAAGGGACCATCGGAGTCAACGTCGAAGAAATCCGCGAAGAGCAGGCTGAAGGCGGCGACGAGGAGGGTGACGAATAA
- a CDS encoding 30S ribosomal protein S4: MPLGTDTKQYETPNHPYQGERISTEHSLLDRYGLKNKEELWRAQSELRSYRREARDLLGQAQGDEAVQRRSEEFLGRLKRVGILDEADELGDILSLEVEDVLERRLQTVAYRKGLANTPQQARQFIIHGHVVVGDQRHRVPSYVVDVDEEDLVAFDETSPLADDLHPERAEGQ; encoded by the coding sequence ATGCCACTCGGAACCGACACCAAGCAGTACGAGACGCCGAACCACCCATACCAGGGTGAACGGATCTCCACCGAGCACTCCCTGCTCGACCGCTACGGCCTGAAGAACAAAGAAGAGCTCTGGCGAGCACAGTCCGAACTTCGCTCCTACCGGCGCGAGGCTCGTGACCTGCTCGGCCAGGCACAGGGTGACGAGGCAGTCCAGCGCCGCTCCGAGGAGTTCCTCGGACGCCTGAAGCGCGTCGGCATCCTCGACGAGGCAGACGAACTCGGCGACATTCTGTCGCTCGAGGTCGAGGACGTCTTAGAGCGCCGTCTCCAGACGGTTGCCTACCGCAAGGGTCTCGCGAACACGCCACAGCAGGCGCGACAGTTCATCATCCACGGCCACGTGGTCGTCGGTGACCAGCGCCACCGTGTTCCATCGTACGTCGTCGACGTCGACGAGGAGGACCTCGTCGCGTTCGACGAGACCAGCCCACTCGCGGACGACCTCCACCCAGAGCGAGCGGAGGGTCAGTAA
- a CDS encoding 30S ribosomal protein S11, producing MSQDDEKWGVAHVHASFNNTIMTVTDLTGSETITKSSGGTAVKQNRDEASPYAAMQMAESVAEEVKAAGITGLHVRVRGPGGNLQKSPGPGAQATIRALARSGIEIGRIEDVTPIPHDGSRAPKGKGGY from the coding sequence ATGAGTCAGGACGACGAAAAGTGGGGCGTAGCCCACGTGCACGCATCGTTCAACAACACCATCATGACCGTGACGGACCTCACGGGCTCGGAGACGATCACGAAGTCCTCCGGCGGAACTGCCGTCAAGCAGAACCGCGACGAGGCATCGCCGTACGCCGCGATGCAGATGGCAGAATCCGTCGCCGAAGAGGTCAAGGCTGCCGGCATCACGGGTCTGCACGTTCGCGTGCGTGGCCCTGGCGGCAACCTCCAGAAGTCCCCCGGTCCAGGCGCGCAGGCAACGATCCGCGCACTCGCCCGCTCGGGCATCGAGATCGGCCGTATCGAGGACGTTACGCCGATCCCACACGACGGATCGCGCGCACCCAAAGGAAAGGGCGGCTACTAG
- a CDS encoding DNA-directed RNA polymerase subunit D — translation MSAEYDVEFVEREERDARFLVQGITPAFANGIRRAMLADVPTMAIDTVRFVENSSVMFDEQLALRLGLVPLTTPPVGEFVEDDTVTLSIDVEGPATAYSGDLVSSDDLVQPADENVPIIDLKDGQRLEAEADAVLDRGKDHAKHQGGVAVGYRHLQRVAAVEDLPEFEDPDRRIVRGVIEEDGELVPTSEFDHDLSNRYPGKEVTLEDVPNSFVFHVETDGSFSVEELVTRAADTIESRATELENAVQL, via the coding sequence ATGAGTGCAGAGTACGACGTCGAGTTCGTCGAACGCGAGGAACGTGACGCACGCTTCCTCGTCCAGGGCATCACGCCCGCGTTCGCCAACGGGATTCGACGCGCGATGCTTGCAGACGTGCCGACGATGGCGATCGACACCGTTCGATTCGTCGAGAACTCGTCGGTCATGTTCGACGAGCAGCTCGCGCTTCGACTCGGGCTCGTTCCGCTGACGACGCCGCCTGTCGGCGAGTTCGTCGAGGACGACACCGTGACGCTCTCGATCGACGTCGAAGGGCCAGCAACCGCCTACTCGGGCGATCTCGTCTCGAGCGACGACCTCGTCCAGCCCGCAGACGAGAACGTCCCGATCATCGACCTCAAAGACGGACAGCGTCTCGAGGCCGAGGCGGACGCCGTGCTCGACCGCGGTAAGGACCACGCAAAACACCAGGGCGGTGTTGCAGTCGGCTACCGTCACCTACAGCGTGTCGCCGCCGTCGAGGACCTTCCTGAATTCGAGGACCCAGACCGCCGCATCGTTCGCGGTGTCATCGAAGAGGACGGCGAACTCGTTCCAACGAGCGAGTTCGACCACGACCTCTCGAATCGGTACCCTGGAAAGGAAGTTACACTCGAGGACGTGCCAAACTCGTTCGTTTTCCACGTGGAGACGGACGGCTCGTTCTCGGTCGAGGAGCTGGTCACACGCGCCGCCGACACGATCGAATCGCGCGCGACTGAACTCGAAAACGCAGTACAGCTATAA
- a CDS encoding 50S ribosomal protein L18e, which yields MSSKTNPRLNDLIAELKSTSRETDADVWQDIADRLEKPRRTHAEVNLGRIERYAREEETVVVPGKVLGSGALQKNVTVAAVDFSSSAETKIDQVGETVPLEHVLEENPDGANVRVIR from the coding sequence ATGAGTAGCAAGACCAATCCGAGGCTCAACGATCTTATCGCCGAGCTGAAGTCGACGTCCCGCGAAACGGACGCCGACGTCTGGCAGGACATTGCGGATCGTCTCGAAAAGCCCCGGCGCACCCACGCTGAGGTCAACCTGGGCCGTATCGAGCGATACGCACGCGAGGAAGAGACTGTCGTCGTTCCCGGCAAGGTGCTGGGCTCCGGCGCACTACAGAAGAACGTTACCGTCGCCGCCGTCGATTTCTCTTCGTCCGCAGAGACGAAGATCGACCAGGTCGGCGAGACAGTACCGCTCGAGCACGTGCTCGAAGAGAACCCTGATGGGGCAAACGTACGGGTGATTCGATGA
- a CDS encoding 50S ribosomal protein L13 produces MSASIAEFDADIVVDAGDCILGRVASQVAQRALDGERVAIVNAEDAVITGDKEDIFGTYRKRLQLGSDRGPYYPKRPDTIFKRSVRGMLPYKKPRGREALDNVRVYVGNPYEDDDDREAEILEDTSLDRLSNIRFVHLGEVSDQLGANVTW; encoded by the coding sequence ATGAGTGCAAGCATCGCAGAGTTCGACGCAGACATCGTCGTCGACGCCGGCGACTGTATTCTTGGTCGTGTCGCCAGTCAGGTCGCCCAGCGCGCCCTGGACGGCGAGCGCGTCGCAATCGTCAACGCTGAAGACGCCGTTATTACCGGCGACAAAGAAGACATCTTCGGCACCTACCGCAAGCGACTCCAGCTGGGGTCCGACCGCGGGCCGTACTACCCCAAGCGACCGGACACGATCTTCAAGCGCTCCGTTCGTGGCATGCTGCCGTACAAGAAGCCACGCGGCCGCGAAGCGCTCGACAACGTCCGTGTCTACGTCGGCAACCCGTACGAGGATGACGACGACCGCGAGGCCGAGATCCTCGAGGACACGTCGCTGGACCGACTTTCGAACATCCGCTTCGTCCATCTGGGCGAAGTCTCCGACCAACTCGGTGCTAACGTTACATGGTAA
- a CDS encoding 30S ribosomal protein S9: protein MVTNTSGKKKTAVARATVSEGEGRVRINSKPVELVEPEMSRLKMLEPFRIAGDDLRDGMDIDVRVEGGGISGQADAVRTAIARGIVQHSNDAELRDAFMEFDRSLLVNDVRQSEPKKWGGPGARARYQKSYR from the coding sequence ATGGTAACCAACACGAGTGGCAAGAAGAAGACGGCCGTCGCCCGCGCAACCGTAAGCGAGGGTGAGGGTCGTGTCCGTATCAACTCGAAGCCAGTCGAACTGGTCGAACCCGAGATGTCCCGGCTCAAGATGCTCGAGCCATTCCGCATCGCAGGCGACGACCTGCGTGACGGGATGGACATCGACGTCCGCGTCGAAGGTGGCGGTATCAGCGGTCAGGCAGACGCCGTCCGCACCGCTATCGCACGCGGAATCGTCCAGCATTCGAACGACGCCGAACTCCGCGACGCGTTCATGGAGTTCGACCGTTCGCTGCTGGTCAACGACGTTCGCCAGTCCGAACCAAAGAAGTGGGGCGGCCCCGGCGCTCGGGCCCGCTACCAGAAGTCCTACCGCTAA
- a CDS encoding DNA-directed RNA polymerase subunit N — protein MMVPVRCFTCGTVVGEHWEEFDERANEGDEDPEKVLDELGVDRYCCRRMLVSHTDLVDVVSPYQ, from the coding sequence ATGATGGTACCGGTTCGGTGTTTCACCTGTGGCACGGTCGTCGGCGAACACTGGGAAGAGTTCGACGAACGAGCGAACGAGGGCGATGAGGACCCCGAAAAGGTCCTCGACGAACTCGGTGTCGACCGCTACTGCTGTCGGCGCATGCTCGTCAGTCACACTGACCTGGTCGACGTCGTCTCCCCTTACCAGTAA
- a CDS encoding DNA-directed RNA polymerase subunit K, whose product MQQQRHNRYEKARILGARALQVSYGAPVLTESDQTEPILIAAEEYDAGVLPFTVKRGE is encoded by the coding sequence ATGCAACAACAACGCCACAACCGCTACGAGAAAGCCCGTATCCTCGGTGCACGCGCACTGCAGGTTTCCTACGGCGCACCGGTGTTGACCGAGTCCGATCAGACCGAGCCGATCCTGATCGCCGCCGAGGAGTACGACGCCGGCGTGTTGCCGTTTACGGTCAAGCGAGGCGAGTAA
- the eno gene encoding phosphopyruvate hydratase has product MTLITDVRLRRVLDSRGNPTVEADVLTESGGFGRAAAPSGASTGEYEAVERPPTEAIAAAREHAVPRLVGEAYAGNQREVDSILHAADGTDDFSKIGANSAVAISMAAAKAGADVLGAPLFQHLGGAFRGENFPIPLGNVVGGGEHAADATDIQEFLTAPVGAPSVADAVFANAAVHGAVADLLEERDVPSGKGDEGAWAPSIEDEDAFEIVDEAVSQVEDDVGFEIRFGLDVAAAEMYDADSETYEYESAGISRDTDEQIEYIADLVDEYDLVYVEDPFDENDYEAFAELTDNVGDQTLICGDDLFVTNTDRLADGIDQGAANSILIKPNQIGTLTDAFDAIELATENGYDSVVSHRSGETEDTTIAHLAVATDVPFIKTGAVGGERTAKLNELIRIADDAT; this is encoded by the coding sequence ATGACGCTCATCACCGACGTACGACTCCGACGTGTGCTCGATTCGCGTGGGAACCCGACGGTCGAAGCCGACGTTCTTACCGAGAGCGGCGGCTTTGGCCGTGCCGCGGCACCGAGCGGTGCCAGCACCGGCGAGTACGAAGCCGTCGAGCGACCGCCCACCGAGGCGATCGCAGCGGCCCGCGAACACGCCGTTCCGCGACTCGTCGGTGAGGCCTACGCTGGTAACCAGCGCGAGGTCGACTCGATTCTCCACGCCGCAGACGGCACGGACGACTTCTCGAAAATCGGCGCAAACAGCGCCGTCGCCATCTCGATGGCCGCCGCGAAGGCCGGTGCCGACGTGCTTGGCGCGCCGCTGTTCCAGCACTTAGGCGGTGCCTTCCGTGGTGAGAACTTCCCGATTCCGCTCGGTAACGTCGTCGGCGGCGGCGAACACGCCGCAGACGCAACGGACATTCAGGAGTTCCTCACAGCACCCGTCGGCGCACCAAGTGTCGCTGACGCCGTCTTCGCGAACGCTGCCGTCCACGGCGCTGTCGCAGACCTACTCGAGGAGCGTGACGTTCCGTCGGGCAAGGGCGACGAGGGTGCGTGGGCACCGTCGATCGAGGACGAGGACGCCTTCGAGATCGTCGACGAGGCGGTTTCGCAGGTCGAAGACGACGTTGGCTTCGAGATCCGATTCGGGCTCGACGTTGCCGCGGCCGAGATGTACGATGCCGACTCGGAAACCTACGAGTACGAGTCAGCAGGCATCAGCCGCGACACGGACGAGCAGATCGAGTACATCGCCGACCTCGTCGACGAGTACGATCTGGTCTACGTCGAGGATCCGTTCGACGAAAACGACTACGAGGCGTTTGCTGAACTCACCGACAACGTTGGTGACCAGACGCTGATCTGTGGCGACGACCTGTTCGTGACGAACACGGACCGACTCGCCGACGGCATCGACCAGGGTGCGGCAAACAGCATCCTGATCAAGCCGAATCAGATCGGCACGCTGACTGACGCCTTCGACGCGATCGAACTCGCGACCGAGAACGGGTATGACTCGGTTGTCTCACACCGCTCGGGCGAAACGGAGGATACGACGATCGCACACCTCGCCGTCGCGACCGACGTCCCGTTCATCAAGACGGGTGCCGTCGGCGGCGAGCGAACCGCCAAGCTCAACGAGCTCATCAGAATCGCAGACGACGCGACATGA
- the rpsB gene encoding 30S ribosomal protein S2 has protein sequence MTDDNATQEGLDAAEEEIDEEPAEGAGPAADPEEDVEPVDEQSAEADAEAEPAAEEDTGPTLDDDVMSDEEADLLIPVEDYLGAGVHIGTQQKTNDMERFIHRVRTDGLYVLDVSKTDGRIRTAADFLSNYDPEQILVTSSRQYGRFPAEKFAEAVGARARTGRFIPGTLTNPKYDGYIEPDVVVVTDPIGDAQAVKEAITVGIPVIAMCDSNNQVSNVDLVVPTNNKGRKALSVVYWLLANEVLDRRGAEPSYSLEDFESGV, from the coding sequence ATGACAGACGACAACGCAACCCAGGAAGGGCTCGACGCTGCCGAAGAGGAGATCGACGAGGAGCCAGCAGAAGGTGCTGGCCCCGCCGCCGATCCCGAGGAAGACGTCGAGCCAGTTGACGAACAGTCCGCTGAGGCTGACGCCGAGGCAGAACCAGCAGCGGAGGAAGACACGGGTCCAACCCTCGACGACGACGTAATGTCCGACGAGGAGGCCGACCTGCTCATCCCCGTTGAGGACTACCTCGGTGCCGGTGTTCACATCGGTACCCAGCAAAAGACCAACGACATGGAGCGGTTCATCCACCGCGTCCGCACCGACGGTCTCTACGTCCTCGACGTTTCGAAGACCGACGGCCGTATCCGCACGGCCGCGGACTTCCTCTCGAACTACGACCCAGAACAGATTCTGGTCACGTCTTCGCGCCAGTACGGTCGCTTCCCGGCAGAGAAGTTCGCCGAGGCTGTGGGTGCTCGCGCCCGCACCGGCCGCTTCATCCCCGGAACGCTGACCAACCCCAAGTACGACGGCTACATCGAACCCGATGTCGTCGTCGTCACTGACCCGATCGGTGACGCCCAGGCAGTCAAAGAGGCGATCACGGTCGGGATCCCAGTCATCGCGATGTGTGACTCGAACAACCAGGTCAGTAACGTCGACCTCGTCGTCCCGACGAACAACAAGGGTCGCAAGGCCCTCTCGGTCGTCTACTGGCTGCTCGCAAACGAGGTCCTCGACCGTCGCGGCGCAGAGCCGTCCTACTCGCTCGAGGACTTCGAGAGCGGCGTCTAA
- a CDS encoding glycosyltransferase family 4 protein has product MIRVLNLTTTAWRSFYQSQRTALESVGIEVTTLPVPGEHRAVDDEIRQRTIANYARYLPQVLREARGEYDLIHANYGLTIPFALAASRCPSIGRSGRTNGRLPVVCTLWGGEYRANPYEPLIKRAVARTDRVIVPSNAMAERVDCPCDVIPFPVDTEMFRPIPKTEARERVGWDQDTQIVLFPYAPSRDEKNFPLARRVVDGVAGVLESDSDSDSDADITLKTVANEPYEEMPYYLNAADAVILTSRFESGPMTVKEAAACNTPVVARDVGFAREVLGDVSNASVTLGEDNLVRDLARVLESGEPSDGREKLASYTAETMGERLRAVYEECLAGEDRRQNSQSAQQTGVSPSLDGD; this is encoded by the coding sequence ATGATACGCGTCCTGAACCTCACCACAACCGCCTGGCGAAGTTTCTACCAGTCCCAGCGCACTGCACTCGAGTCCGTCGGCATCGAGGTCACGACTCTCCCGGTCCCGGGCGAGCACCGCGCGGTCGACGACGAGATTCGCCAGCGGACGATAGCCAACTACGCTCGGTACCTTCCGCAGGTACTCCGGGAAGCCCGCGGGGAGTACGACCTGATTCACGCGAATTACGGGCTGACAATTCCCTTTGCGCTGGCCGCGTCGAGATGTCCGAGCATCGGTCGCTCGGGACGAACGAACGGACGACTCCCCGTCGTCTGTACCCTCTGGGGCGGCGAGTACCGTGCCAATCCCTACGAACCGCTGATCAAACGCGCCGTCGCCCGAACTGACCGCGTGATCGTCCCCTCGAACGCCATGGCCGAACGCGTCGATTGCCCCTGCGACGTAATCCCGTTCCCAGTCGACACCGAGATGTTCCGCCCGATTCCGAAAACCGAGGCTCGCGAGCGCGTCGGCTGGGACCAGGACACGCAAATCGTCCTCTTCCCGTACGCCCCCTCGCGAGACGAGAAGAATTTCCCACTCGCCAGACGGGTGGTCGATGGTGTAGCGGGGGTACTCGAGTCCGACTCCGACTCCGACTCCGACGCTGACATCACCCTCAAAACCGTTGCCAACGAACCCTACGAGGAGATGCCATACTACCTGAACGCCGCGGACGCAGTCATCCTCACCTCACGCTTCGAAAGCGGTCCGATGACCGTCAAGGAAGCCGCCGCGTGCAACACGCCAGTCGTCGCGCGTGACGTCGGCTTTGCCCGGGAGGTGCTTGGGGACGTGTCGAACGCATCGGTCACACTCGGCGAGGACAATCTGGTGCGTGACCTGGCGAGGGTACTCGAGTCCGGCGAGCCCTCGGATGGCCGGGAGAAACTCGCCTCGTATACGGCGGAGACGATGGGCGAGCGGCTTCGGGCGGTGTACGAGGAGTGTCTTGCGGGTGAGGACAGACGGCAGAACAGTCAATCAGCACAGCAGACGGGAGTGTCTCCGTCTTTGGACGGCGACTGA
- a CDS encoding DUF354 domain-containing protein produces MDIVITIQHAANVHFFKHVVGELESAGHDVFVFAREKGVVGELLDAYEIDHELLCGEPRGWLGLGLTQLCYEARLLRRARAIDPDYILTSHGIAATHVGTLVGAESHVYIDTETTINGGNRLTIPFTDVLYTPESFRETYDAEHVRYPGYHELAYLHPDRFDPDPDRLRTHGVDPDDRYAVLRFGAWNGNHDIGKSGISAAGRHEIVDELATDGRVFVADEGDGPLPTSAEPLPVPPADFHHLLAFADLVVGEVATTTLEAGLLGTPTVRISPFAGTSEMGKFRELAEYGLVRSFHTDHETTAIRELTRLYRDPSAASNWADRREALLATKIDVTQYILSQILADVPEPTPEDRDSGPTLAASGSGPSSGSDAGSEALNHPGPCPETESPPRPDRPSVNRN; encoded by the coding sequence ATGGACATCGTGATCACAATACAGCACGCGGCGAACGTGCACTTCTTCAAGCACGTCGTAGGTGAACTCGAGTCGGCGGGCCACGACGTGTTCGTGTTCGCCCGCGAGAAGGGCGTGGTGGGGGAGTTACTCGACGCCTACGAGATCGACCACGAACTGCTCTGCGGGGAGCCACGAGGCTGGCTCGGTCTCGGACTGACGCAGCTCTGTTACGAGGCCCGGCTCCTCCGTCGAGCGCGAGCGATCGATCCGGACTACATCCTGACCAGCCACGGTATCGCCGCCACCCACGTCGGGACACTGGTCGGTGCGGAGAGTCACGTCTACATCGACACCGAGACGACGATCAACGGCGGGAATCGGCTCACGATCCCGTTTACGGACGTGCTCTACACGCCCGAGAGCTTCCGCGAGACGTACGACGCCGAGCACGTCAGGTATCCCGGCTACCACGAACTGGCGTACCTCCACCCCGACCGGTTCGACCCCGATCCGGATCGGCTGCGCACCCACGGTGTCGATCCCGACGACCGGTACGCCGTCCTCCGATTTGGTGCGTGGAACGGCAATCACGACATCGGAAAGTCCGGGATCTCGGCCGCTGGGCGACACGAAATCGTCGACGAACTCGCCACCGACGGCCGCGTCTTCGTCGCCGACGAGGGAGATGGTCCGCTGCCAACCAGCGCGGAACCGTTGCCTGTCCCGCCGGCTGACTTTCATCACCTGCTCGCGTTCGCCGACCTCGTCGTCGGCGAGGTCGCGACAACGACACTCGAGGCCGGCCTCCTCGGAACGCCGACCGTTCGAATCAGCCCCTTCGCCGGCACGTCGGAGATGGGGAAGTTCCGCGAACTCGCAGAGTACGGCCTCGTCCGCTCGTTTCATACGGATCACGAGACGACGGCGATTCGCGAACTGACGCGACTCTATCGCGATCCGAGCGCCGCGTCGAACTGGGCAGACAGACGCGAGGCGCTGCTCGCGACGAAAATCGATGTCACGCAGTACATTCTCAGCCAGATTCTCGCGGACGTACCTGAGCCGACGCCCGAGGACCGGGATTCGGGACCGACGCTGGCAGCGTCCGGTTCTGGACCCAGCTCCGGTTCCGACGCCGGATCTGAGGCTCTGAATCACCCCGGACCATGTCCAGAAACAGAATCCCCGCCGAGGCCGGACCGGCCATCGGTGAACCGGAACTGA
- a CDS encoding thiamine-phosphate synthase family protein, which translates to MTLVLPSELVVDRFLPTVRAMLATQLAERGMTQQEIAANLGVTQAAVSKYISGANGGDDRFRDDPETIATVDRIADGLASGQMDGYDALAELLSLVRTLEDRGPICELHEEEMPELQGLGCDLCVRGFDPDVRAERDVLATVRTAARTLASTPGMAALVPNVGTNIGMALPEARDETDVAAIPGRIYAMSGRIEIPANPEFGASKHVATAVLAAQDTDPDVRGALNIATDDDLLGAAEALGYEPLEFDAEYEDRGTHLRERFAERGAVPRVAYHCGAFGIEPTTFVFGETAEDAVTVLGELVDEAMDGR; encoded by the coding sequence ATGACTCTCGTCTTGCCGAGCGAACTCGTCGTCGACCGGTTTCTGCCGACGGTTCGTGCGATGCTCGCGACCCAGCTCGCCGAGCGCGGGATGACCCAGCAGGAAATCGCCGCCAATCTCGGCGTCACCCAGGCGGCAGTGAGCAAGTATATAAGCGGTGCAAACGGCGGCGACGACCGCTTCCGTGACGATCCCGAAACGATTGCAACGGTCGATCGAATCGCCGACGGACTCGCGAGCGGGCAGATGGACGGTTACGACGCACTCGCAGAACTGCTCTCGCTCGTGCGCACACTCGAGGACCGCGGCCCGATCTGTGAACTCCACGAGGAGGAGATGCCCGAACTCCAGGGGCTTGGCTGTGACCTCTGTGTTCGCGGCTTCGACCCTGACGTGCGAGCCGAACGGGATGTCCTCGCCACCGTCCGTACGGCCGCCCGAACGCTCGCGTCGACACCGGGCATGGCAGCACTCGTCCCGAACGTCGGCACGAACATCGGCATGGCACTTCCCGAAGCGCGCGACGAAACTGATGTCGCTGCCATTCCCGGCCGTATCTACGCGATGAGTGGACGTATCGAAATCCCTGCAAATCCGGAGTTCGGCGCGTCGAAACACGTTGCAACAGCAGTTCTTGCTGCACAGGATACCGACCCCGACGTTCGCGGCGCGCTCAACATCGCGACGGACGACGACCTTCTCGGCGCTGCGGAGGCGCTTGGCTACGAGCCACTCGAGTTCGACGCAGAGTACGAAGACCGTGGGACACACCTCCGGGAACGGTTCGCGGAGCGAGGTGCGGTGCCACGGGTCGCCTACCACTGCGGCGCGTTCGGAATCGAGCCGACGACGTTCGTGTTTGGCGAAACGGCCGAGGACGCGGTCACGGTGCTCGGGGAGTTGGTCGACGAAGCGATGGACGGGCGGTAG